The DNA region ACATATCCCAGGTGTTGGAATCAGacgtgtatataccatacgctgttAGTTTAACGATACTGACATGTTAGTGGAAACAGCCTACGGCCTTGTCCATTGCTCGTtggtcaattgtgtaattgtcctgatgatagggggcagcagagagccgtTCGCTGTAAAGATCACAGCTGGTGGGTTCCGTTATGATCCCCTTGGCTGCAATCTTTGACATTTATAATTttgaatggccacaaatgatggtaTAAATATTCCAAAtggccttggcagaaaaaaggttccccgcACTGATATGAAGTGACACATGTCAGATTAGAAAATTTGGGCTGAGTTATTAACATCAAAATTGGCTGCGGTAGGAAGGGGTTAATGCGCCTTATGTTCAGTTTCACATATCGGATCTGCTACCTTCATCTTTATCGTTAGTTCACCAATCACAGTCTCGGCCAAGACAGGAGAAGATTTATTTATTATTCTGCCCATCGGAGCAGGATTTCTGGCTGATCTCCACATATATTCTGCATCACATACATCTTTTAAAAAAATGTGAGGGCTTCTTTCTTAGTTTTCCCGCACTGCCAGCCTGATAGTTGTGGTTCTTCTCCAGTATGAGGCAGAGGGACAAATATTTTCAAATGACAGAAGTGATCTCCAGTATCGACCTGCAGAGACAGACGGACACGTTACACGGGGAGCCCTCCGCTCACTGCTCAGCGCGCAAACCTTTATATAAAGTATCCTgatatcccataatgtgatcagtgtatgaccccacctgtatgtatcctgacatcccataatgtgatcagtgtgtgaccacacatgtctgtatgtatcctgacatcccataatgtgatcagtgtgtgaccccacgtgtctgtatgtcctgacatcccataatgtgatcagtgtgtgaccccacgtgtctgtatgtcctgacatcccataatgtgatcagtgtgtgaccccacgtgtttgtatgtatcctgacatcccataatgtgatcagggtATGACctcacgtgtctgtatgtatcctgacatcccataatgtgatcagtgtggcctcacgtgtctgtatgtatcctgacatcccataatgtgatcagtgtgtgacccGACGTGTCTGTATGTATCTGGTATctggacatcccataatgtgatcagtgtgtgaccccacgtgtctgtatgtatcctgacatcccataatgtgatcagtgtatgaccccacgtgtctgtatgtcctgacatcccataatgtgatcagtgtgtgtgtatcctgacatcccttaatgtgatcagtgtgtgaccccacctgtctgtatgtatcctgacatcccataatgtgcccCTTCTCATACCCCTATACTCCCCTTCCGCGTCATTCCCTCGGTGTCGGCACTCGGTCTCCTGGGGCTCCGATGCGGGTTGTTGCGACGTGACTCCagggcccaatcagcactggcgtcactgtctccgcctccagacgaattgaacaggaagaggaagtgagagatcagCTGCAGACCGGACTtcctgttcgatttgtccgaaggcggggacagtgacgtcagtgctgattgggcgctggaGTCACGTGTCACAATCACCGCACGAGAGCCCCAGGAGACCGAGTGCCGACACCGAGGGAacgacgccggaaggtgagtataggctgCGTTATTGTATCAGCGCCACACATTTTGGTCAAGAagcggttgtcctagtagtggatttCTCTATTATtgcagagcgccctctgctggatcctGATCACCCCCAGGACCCTGCTTTGTAGAGCACTTACCTTCACTAAGTAGTTTTTTCCAGCCACAACTTGACTTCTGTAAACCAGAGCCACAAACTTTGTGGCATTTGTCCCGGATTGTTTTAGAAACTGCGCTTTTACCTGACGAAAAGGAAAGAAGCATAGAAAACCTTGTTAGTTTGTCTGGAGCCGCATCTGCAGGGTGTGAATGACGCCCGACACCAGGACCGGACGGGTGTGAACGTCTCGCAGGATGCCGGATGTCCGTAGTGGACAGGAGCCGATCTGACTTCTACAACTCGGCAGATGAAATATGATCTGATTGTGGTGAAACCAAACCCGCTTTACACTGAGGTTCAGCCGTAGCTCCAAACGCTGAAGAACAGGAAGAGCGAAGAATGAGGCAGCGCCCTGGCCACACCACGATCTACGCCCATTTACCATTtatatctccccccccccccccccggcaggaggagttgtcagaggggcggTGGTAGAGGGACATCCAGCACACGCCTGACACTGCAGGACGTAGACCCAAATCCAGGAAGGTGCGCTGTATCCTCTGTGTCTGAGATGATCGGATTGATTCATGGGACTGTGGTTC from Ranitomeya variabilis isolate aRanVar5 chromosome 3, aRanVar5.hap1, whole genome shotgun sequence includes:
- the LOC143817882 gene encoding leukocyte cysteine proteinase inhibitor 1-like — protein: MDPQVMVGGFGSEKPANAEVQAACNKVKAQFLKQSGTNATKFVALVYRSQVVAGKNYLVKVDTGDHFCHLKIFVPLPHTGEEPQLSGWQCGKTKKEALTFF